In Microvenator marinus, one genomic interval encodes:
- a CDS encoding CapA family protein, whose protein sequence is MRRIFWLALTCSALVACGTDDTEELNFDPSGDTEEGDEYEEFVAGKADSPTGFGADIEFDAACETGDELTIASVGDVLLHARLQQQAFAEPDRYISLWSGVKDLMEQADITYANLEGPTAPGTNAYGRDVPDPGLRYDNVVYTSYPMFNYHPALLDDLMASGVDVVSTANNHSLDRRSLGADRTIDELNQRGLPHTGVRKSDSSSEDWWTVVEAKGWKVAFLACTYGTNGIPDPHKQVLMCFQHADKIESMIQTLSARSDLDAVIVTPHWGAEYTANPSREQFQLAHRFLEAGAIAILGNHPHVIQPWERYVTSDGRETFVMYSHGNFVSGQRQLPRRSTLILYLGLARTAEGVKVRGARYIPLHMTDTGNGLTLESVDRVGKYADARQHVTRLMGSRYLLSPNDDLVTNPQCDPDWVAPHAHDGWVGGSCESSDSCSQDTQCDTDLPGGFCTMPCTTTCPDLARRPTTFCVDLGDGNGSCVLQCTESGECREGYSCEVEQRLNQPGTLRKVCIPTPIQE, encoded by the coding sequence ATGAGGCGAATTTTTTGGCTGGCGTTGACGTGTTCGGCACTAGTGGCCTGCGGTACCGATGATACTGAAGAACTCAACTTTGATCCTTCGGGTGATACCGAAGAAGGCGACGAGTACGAAGAATTCGTCGCTGGAAAGGCCGATTCGCCCACCGGATTTGGTGCAGACATTGAGTTCGATGCGGCGTGTGAGACCGGAGACGAGTTAACCATTGCGTCGGTTGGAGATGTGCTGCTTCACGCCCGACTCCAACAACAAGCCTTTGCTGAGCCTGACCGCTACATAAGCCTATGGAGCGGGGTCAAAGACCTGATGGAGCAGGCAGACATTACCTACGCAAATCTGGAGGGCCCCACCGCTCCCGGAACCAATGCATACGGTCGCGACGTCCCAGACCCGGGACTGCGTTATGATAATGTCGTCTACACCAGCTACCCGATGTTCAACTACCACCCGGCTCTGCTAGACGACTTGATGGCAAGCGGCGTGGACGTGGTTTCCACAGCGAATAACCACAGCTTGGACCGCCGAAGCCTTGGGGCAGACCGCACTATTGACGAATTGAACCAACGTGGCTTGCCTCACACCGGCGTGCGAAAGAGCGATAGCTCGAGCGAAGACTGGTGGACCGTTGTCGAGGCCAAAGGCTGGAAAGTCGCGTTCCTGGCGTGCACCTATGGAACCAACGGTATCCCTGACCCTCACAAGCAAGTCTTGATGTGCTTTCAACACGCGGACAAGATCGAGTCGATGATCCAGACACTTTCCGCGCGCAGCGACCTGGACGCGGTGATTGTGACACCGCATTGGGGAGCAGAATATACGGCCAACCCAAGCCGCGAACAGTTCCAACTGGCCCATCGATTCTTGGAAGCCGGTGCCATCGCTATCCTCGGAAATCATCCCCACGTGATTCAGCCCTGGGAGCGCTATGTGACATCCGATGGTCGAGAGACTTTCGTAATGTATTCCCACGGCAACTTTGTGAGCGGGCAGCGCCAACTACCTCGGCGTTCCACACTTATCCTCTACCTTGGGCTCGCCCGAACTGCCGAAGGCGTCAAAGTTCGTGGGGCACGATACATACCGCTCCATATGACAGATACCGGCAACGGACTCACCCTTGAATCCGTGGACCGCGTTGGAAAATACGCGGATGCTCGCCAGCACGTCACGCGTCTTATGGGGAGCCGCTATCTACTCTCACCCAATGATGACCTCGTCACAAACCCTCAATGCGACCCAGACTGGGTTGCGCCTCACGCCCACGATGGTTGGGTTGGTGGCTCGTGCGAGTCCAGCGATTCGTGCTCACAAGACACACAGTGCGACACAGACTTGCCCGGCGGATTTTGCACCATGCCGTGCACAACCACCTGTCCTGACCTCGCCCGACGCCCGACTACATTCTGTGTGGATTTGGGTGACGGTAACGGCAGCTGCGTGCTTCAATGCACCGAAAGCGGTGAATGCCGTGAGGGCTACTCGTGCGAAGTCGAGCAACGCCTCAATCAGCCCGGAACATTGCGCAAAGTCTGTATCCCGACACCCATCCAAGAATAG
- a CDS encoding DNA ligase, which translates to MNRHTPKITREVVMTEENELPRVQGKTVVLTGALTGMTRAEATAALEAIGAYVLPSVTKKTDMVFYGGKPGSKLAKAESLGIPVYDESVLNALLESEPIVAVESRDAPSAKVLQEIEDGEVVEVKGSGASPYQVKNVGGVYSCSCPAWRNQSVAIDVRTCKHLRAIRGEEAEAERCGGEHNVRKTAKTESDKPQLLLAQSWETHVDPSGWWMSEKLDGVRAYWDGSTFWSRQGNEFLAPDWFVEGLPETPLDGELWMARGAFQKTVGIVKRQDRGKLWADLKYVVFDAPDHGGVFEDRLDFLHKTLAPGAHEYGLALEHALCEGFDHLAEELRRVESLGGEGLMLREKGSLYIGSRSTTLLKVKTFYDAEAKVIGYTDGAGRHRGRIGALMLARPDGITFNCGTGLSDAERKNPPALGTIVTYRFQELTDGGVPRFPSYIGVRADAEWPDDA; encoded by the coding sequence GAGAATGAACTGCCGAGGGTTCAGGGCAAGACGGTGGTGCTTACCGGGGCATTGACTGGAATGACGCGCGCTGAGGCTACGGCTGCTTTGGAGGCGATCGGAGCCTACGTATTGCCTTCCGTCACGAAGAAGACGGACATGGTGTTCTACGGTGGAAAGCCCGGGTCGAAGCTCGCCAAAGCCGAGTCGCTGGGAATTCCGGTCTATGATGAGAGTGTGTTGAACGCGCTTTTGGAGTCCGAGCCCATCGTGGCGGTGGAATCTCGGGATGCACCTTCAGCCAAAGTCCTTCAGGAGATCGAAGACGGTGAAGTTGTAGAGGTCAAGGGCTCAGGGGCGTCTCCTTATCAGGTCAAGAATGTGGGCGGGGTCTATTCGTGTTCATGCCCGGCTTGGCGCAATCAATCGGTCGCTATTGATGTCCGGACCTGCAAGCATTTGCGGGCGATTCGCGGCGAGGAAGCTGAGGCTGAGCGATGCGGCGGTGAGCATAATGTTCGCAAGACCGCGAAAACTGAGAGCGATAAGCCCCAGCTCCTCTTGGCGCAGAGTTGGGAGACCCATGTCGATCCTTCGGGCTGGTGGATGAGTGAGAAGCTCGATGGTGTCAGGGCGTATTGGGACGGCTCCACGTTCTGGTCGCGGCAGGGAAATGAGTTTTTGGCACCCGATTGGTTCGTCGAAGGTCTTCCCGAGACGCCGTTGGACGGTGAGCTCTGGATGGCTCGGGGCGCATTCCAAAAGACGGTGGGGATTGTGAAGCGGCAGGATAGAGGCAAGCTCTGGGCGGACCTAAAGTACGTGGTTTTCGATGCGCCGGACCACGGTGGTGTGTTCGAAGACCGCCTGGACTTTCTCCACAAAACTCTCGCGCCCGGTGCGCATGAATACGGGCTCGCCCTTGAGCACGCGCTTTGTGAAGGCTTTGACCACCTGGCAGAAGAACTGAGGCGCGTGGAGTCGCTCGGTGGCGAAGGGCTGATGCTCCGCGAGAAGGGGTCACTCTATATTGGGAGCCGTTCAACCACGCTGCTAAAGGTCAAGACGTTCTACGATGCCGAGGCTAAAGTCATTGGCTACACGGACGGTGCTGGGCGTCATCGGGGTCGAATTGGCGCGCTGATGTTGGCCCGGCCTGACGGTATCACCTTCAATTGCGGGACGGGTTTGTCCGATGCTGAACGCAAAAATCCGCCGGCGCTCGGCACCATAGTAACGTACCGATTCCAGGAGCTGACGGATGGTGGTGTGCCGCGTTTCCCCTCGTACATTGGTGTTCGAGCAGACGCTGAATGGCCAGACGATGCTTAG
- a CDS encoding nicotinate phosphoribosyltransferase, translating into MNHSVLLTDLYQLTMADAYYQSGKAEDEAVFHLYFRKPPFKGGYALACGLERAAEFLENFRFSSEEISYLSRLTGADGKRLFSEDFLDAMAELKFTCDVDAVEEGTPVFANEPLIRVRGPISQCQLIETPLLNFVNFETLIATKASRLREAVKDDQLLEFGMRRAQGPDGAMAASRAAYVGGADATSNVLAGMKFGIPVKGTHAHSWVMSFDTEREAFEAYARAMPHNSVFLVDTYDTLDGVRRATEMAKIIEEKGHRLGGIRLDSGDLAYLSIEARKILDQAGLNDAKIVASNDLNENIIESLKAQGARIDVWGVGTQLATAYDQPALGGVYKLAAIREKGGDWEHRLKLSEQAVKVSTPGILGVRRYFDGQTYAGDLIYDELSGIDEPATLVDPADFTRRKPVSTFEFEELLVPIFRDGSRVYQSPGAEAARRRARTELLKFHASIRRFMNPHEYPVGFDARLHTLKTELILKARGLAQP; encoded by the coding sequence CCCCGTTCAAAGGCGGTTATGCGCTGGCATGTGGGCTTGAAAGGGCCGCCGAGTTTCTAGAGAACTTTCGGTTTTCAAGTGAAGAAATCTCCTATCTTTCAAGACTGACGGGTGCAGACGGAAAACGTCTGTTTTCTGAGGACTTTCTGGATGCGATGGCCGAGCTCAAGTTCACATGCGACGTGGATGCCGTGGAAGAGGGCACACCCGTCTTTGCAAACGAACCCTTGATCCGAGTTCGGGGTCCTATCTCACAATGTCAGCTGATTGAAACGCCATTACTGAATTTTGTGAATTTCGAGACACTCATCGCTACGAAAGCATCGCGGCTCCGAGAAGCCGTGAAGGACGATCAACTCCTTGAGTTCGGCATGAGACGTGCCCAGGGCCCAGATGGCGCCATGGCGGCCAGCCGCGCGGCATATGTCGGCGGGGCTGACGCCACGTCAAACGTGCTCGCCGGAATGAAATTCGGCATTCCTGTGAAGGGAACCCACGCCCATAGCTGGGTGATGTCCTTTGATACTGAGCGCGAAGCGTTTGAAGCTTATGCCCGCGCCATGCCTCATAACTCGGTCTTTTTGGTGGATACCTACGACACCCTCGACGGTGTGCGTCGTGCGACTGAAATGGCCAAAATCATTGAGGAAAAGGGGCACCGACTCGGTGGAATTCGTCTGGATTCCGGAGATTTAGCCTATCTTTCGATCGAGGCCCGAAAGATTCTGGACCAGGCTGGGCTGAACGACGCCAAGATCGTGGCGAGCAATGATTTGAACGAGAATATCATCGAGTCTTTGAAGGCTCAGGGCGCAAGAATTGATGTCTGGGGCGTCGGCACACAATTGGCCACGGCCTACGACCAGCCCGCGCTCGGCGGCGTATACAAGCTCGCCGCGATTCGAGAGAAAGGTGGCGATTGGGAACATCGACTCAAACTCTCAGAACAAGCGGTGAAGGTATCCACGCCTGGCATCCTTGGCGTTCGCCGCTACTTTGATGGTCAGACCTACGCAGGCGACCTGATTTACGACGAACTTTCTGGCATTGATGAACCCGCAACGCTTGTGGACCCGGCTGATTTCACGAGGCGAAAACCGGTCTCGACCTTTGAATTTGAGGAGCTCCTCGTTCCGATATTCAGGGACGGTTCTCGTGTCTATCAAAGCCCGGGCGCTGAGGCGGCACGCCGGCGCGCGCGCACTGAGCTGCTTAAATTCCACGCGTCGATTCGCAGATTCATGAACCCCCATGAATATCCAGTGGGATTTGACGCAAGACTGCATACGCTCAAAACAGAGCTTATCCTCAAGGCCCGAGGGCTTGCGCAGCCTTAG
- the csrA gene encoding carbon storage regulator CsrA, with amino-acid sequence MLTLTRKVGESIRIGNDIEIVVKEIRRNQVRIGIIAPRDVPIYREEVYDNLKPEDGDEDPES; translated from the coding sequence ATGTTGACCCTGACCAGGAAGGTTGGTGAATCGATACGGATTGGTAACGATATAGAAATCGTCGTCAAAGAGATTCGTCGCAATCAGGTTCGTATCGGAATAATCGCACCACGCGACGTGCCAATCTATCGAGAAGAAGTTTACGATAACCTCAAGCCTGAAGACGGTGATGAGGACCCTGAGTCCTAA